One Granulicella sp. 5B5 DNA window includes the following coding sequences:
- the rsfS gene encoding ribosome silencing factor, translating into MASKSVADKRTITQQMLAAAAAACEDKKGDDIRILALDPSESGLTDYFLICSGSSDRQNVAITDEIELRLKREFATYPNSVEGRRQGEWVLMDYVDFIVHVFSAEKRAFYGLERLRKSATSLTIAELNDEIKSAIASTRAKKQAIPSAKKAAAKKVPAKKVVAKKAASTKKPAKKATKATTKKSK; encoded by the coding sequence ATGGCCAGCAAATCCGTAGCCGACAAGCGCACCATCACCCAACAGATGCTCGCAGCCGCAGCTGCTGCCTGCGAAGACAAAAAGGGCGATGACATCCGCATCCTCGCGCTCGACCCCTCTGAGAGCGGCCTTACCGACTACTTCCTCATCTGCAGCGGCTCCAGCGACCGCCAGAACGTCGCCATCACGGACGAGATCGAACTGCGCCTCAAGCGCGAGTTCGCTACCTATCCCAACTCCGTCGAAGGCCGGCGTCAGGGCGAGTGGGTCCTGATGGACTACGTGGACTTCATCGTCCACGTCTTCTCTGCAGAAAAGCGCGCCTTCTACGGCCTCGAACGCCTCCGCAAGTCGGCTACCTCGCTCACCATTGCAGAGCTCAATGACGAGATCAAGTCCGCCATCGCCAGCACGCGCGCGAAGAAGCAGGCGATCCCCTCCGCAAAGAAAGCTGCCGCGAAGAAGGTGCCGGCAAAAAAGGTCGTTGCGAAAAAAGCAGCCAGCACGAAGAAGCCAGCGAAAAAAGCTACAAAAGCCACTACGAAGAAGTCGAAATAG
- a CDS encoding 23S rRNA (pseudouridine(1915)-N(3))-methyltransferase RlmH: protein MEFLDGATARTRPYLLLTDSTGQQLSSTELAAVVSQLFDTGIQTLVFAIGPADGWSPAARKRADKTIAFGRITLPHELAAVIAAEQLYRSLTIRAGHPYHTGH, encoded by the coding sequence TTGGAATTTCTTGACGGCGCGACCGCCCGCACCCGTCCCTACCTGTTGCTTACTGACAGCACAGGGCAGCAGCTCTCCTCGACCGAACTGGCGGCTGTCGTCTCTCAACTCTTCGATACAGGTATCCAGACCCTGGTCTTCGCCATCGGGCCGGCGGACGGCTGGTCACCTGCGGCCCGCAAACGCGCAGATAAAACCATCGCCTTTGGCCGCATCACTCTGCCCCATGAGCTGGCCGCAGTCATCGCTGCCGAGCAGCTCTACCGATCCCTCACCATTCGGGCGGGACATCCGTATCACACCGGCCACTAG
- a CDS encoding carboxypeptidase-like regulatory domain-containing protein, with amino-acid sequence MYGQVAGTGNIQGTISDPTGAVIPGAQVTLTDNATQIKRNIVSDSGGVYAFPNIPIGTYTLSVMMQGFKTFQRNNVVLEVGSSIAVNASMQIGATDQKIEVTTTSLALQTEDPTFKQTIDRQTVTEMPLNGRHMTDLITLAGGAAPAPAGDFTGSKYSYATISVSIAGGAGNTTMWRLDGGDNNDYMSNGNLPFPFPDAVAEFSVESTVLGAQSGMHSGGLVNVVTNQGTNKYHGSAFEFLRNDYINAIPFYVTNGQKDGLHQNQYGGTFGGPILKDKLFAFAGYQHQRTTVSSNATGFVPTAANLLGDYSVTDPVTAGDACTTKTVQLYDPVSGALIPGNKYATTPTYNPQALALYKYLPVPNAATDPNNCGAVSYYIPTVTTDNEFDTRVDYTINGRNHFYARYFIDGYQVPAPYQASNILVTTQSGNIQRTQSYTMGEDFTISSRTVNSAHTTLTRRVNVRGYSPSDINAATLGVNVFQGESYGLYLVAASKFTIGGGTNSVSHFNDNSLSFSDDVNLVRGNHQIVLGGEFVRNQLNIGNQYESNGVFEFGGTASSSAAPGTTSTVGDADLDFLMGQMTASGQTPPFQQSKQQQNALRAPIPSLYAQDTWHATKRLTAVAGIRWAPEYFPVDYFGRGSEFNMNAFVANQFSTVYPTAPAGSFYYGDTGVAKSLAHNTPWQFSPNVGFSYDLKGDGRTVVRGGAELIYDEVNFFTGQRTQQNPPFATAITQTQTATSGPIPFSAPWSVGAVTSNPFPLPFLPTGSQAIFFSQSQFVVISPQFKAPYTMQWTASVQHQFPHGWEMQLDYIGNKTTHAPEGLPLSPAIYTPGVWGAGGTGCGPVVLTGPAGAAGAGKPGTACSTTGNQRQRFYLTEQNPAQGDGYQGGGGGSNAVTSTAMSNYNGMVATVQHRLSSDFSLLANWTWSKCLNIVDASGDYAGTSVENPYNPGMDYGPCGSDYRHIENIVLVTESHFHISNDVVRYLANGWEFSPLTHITSGAPVNVTAGVDNSLTDIGNDRPNRVPGVPVYIRHQLYKSSGVANRQYLNPAAFAQVCPTGATPLTCAAYGTYGNISRNAFRGLPQYQFDANLTRNFPITKHNIILKLRLDAFNVLNHPNFTTPTASLSSSTFGQISGTSATPVGNSRIFQGAVKLSF; translated from the coding sequence ATGTATGGACAGGTTGCCGGAACCGGCAATATTCAGGGCACGATTTCGGACCCCACAGGTGCGGTGATCCCCGGAGCCCAGGTAACACTCACCGACAACGCCACACAGATTAAGCGCAACATCGTCAGCGACAGCGGTGGTGTCTATGCGTTCCCGAATATTCCAATCGGCACCTATACGTTGTCAGTGATGATGCAGGGGTTCAAGACCTTCCAGCGGAACAACGTCGTGTTGGAGGTCGGCAGCAGCATCGCGGTCAACGCCAGCATGCAGATTGGCGCTACAGACCAGAAGATTGAAGTCACCACAACATCCCTTGCCCTGCAGACAGAAGACCCAACGTTCAAACAGACGATCGACAGGCAGACTGTGACGGAGATGCCGCTCAACGGCCGGCATATGACGGACCTCATCACGCTGGCTGGCGGTGCGGCGCCAGCACCGGCCGGCGACTTTACCGGCAGCAAGTACTCCTACGCAACGATCTCGGTCTCGATCGCCGGTGGTGCGGGCAACACGACCATGTGGCGGCTGGACGGCGGCGACAACAATGACTATATGTCCAACGGCAATCTGCCCTTCCCCTTTCCCGACGCGGTTGCCGAGTTTAGCGTCGAATCCACTGTGCTCGGCGCGCAGAGCGGCATGCACTCCGGTGGCCTCGTGAATGTGGTCACAAACCAGGGCACCAATAAATACCACGGGAGCGCCTTCGAGTTCCTGCGCAACGATTACATCAACGCCATCCCGTTTTATGTGACCAACGGCCAAAAGGATGGCTTGCACCAGAACCAATACGGCGGTACCTTTGGTGGCCCGATTCTGAAGGACAAGCTCTTCGCTTTTGCGGGCTACCAGCATCAGCGCACTACGGTAAGCAGCAACGCTACTGGCTTCGTGCCCACAGCGGCGAACCTCTTGGGCGACTACTCTGTCACCGACCCAGTTACGGCGGGAGATGCCTGCACCACAAAGACTGTACAGCTGTATGATCCGGTGTCGGGTGCGCTCATACCCGGCAACAAGTATGCAACTACGCCGACATACAATCCGCAAGCACTGGCACTGTACAAGTATCTACCCGTGCCCAATGCGGCAACCGATCCCAACAACTGCGGCGCTGTGAGCTACTACATCCCAACCGTCACCACGGACAACGAGTTCGACACGCGCGTCGACTACACGATCAACGGCCGCAATCATTTCTACGCACGCTATTTCATCGACGGTTATCAGGTGCCCGCGCCTTACCAGGCAAGCAACATTCTTGTCACCACGCAGTCTGGCAACATCCAGCGGACGCAGAGCTACACGATGGGCGAAGACTTCACCATCAGTTCGCGCACGGTGAACTCGGCACACACCACGCTTACCCGACGCGTCAATGTGCGCGGCTACTCGCCCAGCGATATCAACGCGGCGACGCTCGGCGTGAATGTCTTCCAGGGCGAATCCTACGGTCTGTATCTGGTGGCGGCAAGTAAGTTCACCATCGGCGGCGGCACCAACTCGGTCTCACACTTCAACGACAACTCGCTCTCGTTCTCCGATGATGTCAACCTTGTGCGCGGCAATCATCAAATCGTCCTCGGTGGCGAGTTCGTACGCAATCAGTTGAATATCGGCAACCAGTATGAGTCGAACGGCGTCTTCGAGTTTGGGGGCACCGCCAGCAGCAGCGCGGCTCCGGGGACTACGTCCACGGTCGGCGATGCCGATCTGGACTTCCTGATGGGCCAGATGACGGCCAGTGGACAGACCCCGCCCTTCCAGCAGAGCAAGCAGCAGCAGAACGCTCTCCGTGCGCCCATTCCAAGCCTGTATGCGCAGGATACGTGGCATGCCACAAAGAGGCTCACGGCGGTAGCCGGCATCCGCTGGGCTCCGGAGTACTTCCCCGTGGATTACTTCGGCCGCGGCTCGGAGTTCAACATGAATGCCTTCGTCGCCAACCAGTTCAGCACTGTATATCCCACAGCGCCAGCGGGCTCCTTCTACTATGGCGACACTGGCGTGGCGAAGTCGCTGGCGCATAACACGCCGTGGCAGTTCTCGCCGAATGTGGGTTTCAGCTATGACCTGAAGGGCGACGGGAGGACCGTCGTTCGCGGCGGTGCCGAGCTGATCTATGACGAAGTCAACTTCTTCACCGGTCAGCGCACGCAGCAAAACCCGCCGTTCGCCACTGCCATCACACAGACACAGACTGCGACTTCAGGCCCGATTCCCTTCTCAGCCCCGTGGTCTGTCGGTGCAGTCACAAGCAATCCGTTCCCACTGCCGTTCCTGCCAACGGGCAGCCAGGCAATCTTCTTCTCGCAGTCGCAGTTCGTTGTAATCTCGCCGCAGTTCAAGGCGCCGTATACCATGCAGTGGACCGCGAGCGTACAGCACCAGTTCCCGCATGGTTGGGAGATGCAACTGGATTACATTGGCAACAAGACGACACACGCACCTGAAGGCCTACCTCTCAGTCCCGCGATCTACACCCCGGGTGTATGGGGCGCAGGCGGCACAGGTTGCGGCCCGGTCGTTCTTACAGGCCCAGCGGGTGCGGCGGGTGCAGGCAAGCCCGGTACCGCTTGCTCCACTACCGGGAACCAGCGCCAGCGCTTCTACCTCACGGAGCAGAACCCGGCGCAGGGAGACGGCTACCAAGGCGGCGGCGGCGGTTCCAACGCCGTCACCTCTACGGCAATGTCGAACTACAACGGAATGGTCGCCACTGTGCAGCACCGCCTATCTTCAGACTTCAGCCTACTGGCCAACTGGACGTGGTCCAAGTGCCTGAACATTGTGGATGCGTCGGGTGATTATGCGGGCACGTCGGTGGAAAACCCCTATAACCCGGGCATGGACTACGGCCCGTGCGGTTCGGACTACCGGCACATCGAGAACATCGTGTTGGTTACCGAAAGCCACTTCCACATCAGCAACGATGTGGTGCGCTACCTGGCCAATGGATGGGAGTTCTCGCCGTTGACCCACATCACGAGCGGCGCGCCGGTCAATGTGACGGCCGGTGTCGACAACTCTCTTACGGATATCGGCAACGACCGTCCGAACCGGGTTCCGGGAGTGCCGGTCTACATCCGCCACCAACTGTACAAGTCCTCGGGCGTCGCGAACCGGCAGTATCTGAACCCGGCGGCCTTCGCGCAGGTCTGCCCCACAGGAGCAACGCCGCTGACCTGCGCAGCCTATGGCACATACGGCAATATCAGCCGCAACGCCTTCCGCGGACTGCCGCAGTATCAGTTCGACGCCAACCTGACGCGTAACTTCCCAATTACGAAGCACAACATCATCCTGAAGTTACGCTTGGATGCATTCAACGTATTGAACCATCCAAACTTCACCACCCCGACCGCCTCGCTGAGCTCATCGACCTTCGGCCAGATCAGCGGGACAAGTGCCACGCCTGTGGGCAACTCGCGTATCTTCCAGGGGGCGGTGAAACTCAGCTTCTAA
- a CDS encoding carboxypeptidase-like regulatory domain-containing protein, with protein sequence MTKKILHLLFLLSLVLTVGTTFAVGQNVSGMTGAVTDTTGAALPGATVTLTNKTTGVKFTQTTNASGSYRFTDIPPGQGYEAVFTASGFSPLDVKNIYLTVATTRTQDAKLLAGTNTEVEVTASNSEVTIDTTDAAIGNTFDVKLLNSLPVQQRDDPTALFTLQPGVTDQGSTTGARVDQNYITLDGLDVNDFATGNASQTNSGVSSGFGGSIVGHAPIDSIDEFHGTVGGFPPSSGLGSGGQFALVTKSGTNQFHGNINEYHRDPSLVANSWFSNNASPIVPRNHLIQNQFGGNIGGPILKDKLFFFFDYNNSRIISSELTQRTVPLAPLRSGLVSYINSTGNISTLTAAQEAALDPQGVGADAAWIAAYAARFPVSNAAGGDGVNSGGYNFNAPDNDFATNYIGRVDYNLTDTQKIYARFTVSHENATENPNEFAGDPQSNPFIDRTYAFVLGHNWVIGSNKTNQLFLGETVENYSFPNAFNPDGSTFFTFGDGTQAALASSLYLNPSASSRRIPVMQIGDNFAWTKGSHTLQIGGTFEDIRPVNSTKADYNTVEIGLGGQTLGLNASLRPADIYQAPANASAAQTTLANTAIQTYDQAFAFVLGRVANVQSDYNYDATGNALPQLTGDVRIYQNYETMLYFDDTWKVNPELTLSYGVNYQLFSVPYETRGLESTETTTFNDYVKDRVAQSAAGQTGPAAVPIINYVLGGKANNGPPIYQPQHKNFAPRVAFAYNPSFDRKTVFNGGAGIVYDRTIINAVQQIQDADSYLFQQTSSTPYGTPGNPNASLLNDPRLTNGNSLPSTVSLTPPATPKPPYAPFATASICTALGYSTYPCGLQNGLAFNATIDPALKTPYSITYNFGMQHSFAGDMVMKLSYVGRLGRRLLAQADANQIIDFPDATSGQLLSNAFAALTTQIRAGVNPLNVTTQPWFENVLPAGYGAAHPVTDSNGNIIQSFTSNTQYLAYSYTGLAHNGDFGDFVQALSVNGAPLNVGSAAQFSENSFYTSKGFSSYNALLASLQKNLSHGLQFDVNYTFAHSIDNVSFFANSSGDTGIGGIGLICDDLRPRECRANSDFDINNYVTADVTYQLPFGRHRAFLNQGPLWIEEAIGGWDISGVTDWHSGLAWGTNSNAFDASYSNDAPGILVGNRSTVFTHLQKLQGGGVNIFANQAAAQAAYVGPIGFQIGARNGLRGPHYFNQDLGLAKNFPIYGERLNLKFRADAFNALNHPNFGLPQSNAFNGYDQQDVTSSTFGNITNTVSPAGNLNNGARVLQLALRLEF encoded by the coding sequence TTGACGAAGAAGATTCTGCACCTCTTGTTCCTTTTGTCGCTCGTCCTCACAGTGGGTACAACCTTTGCCGTGGGACAGAATGTTTCTGGCATGACGGGAGCGGTGACCGATACAACTGGGGCCGCCCTGCCTGGAGCCACAGTTACTCTAACGAACAAGACCACGGGTGTGAAGTTTACCCAGACGACGAATGCCAGCGGTTCGTACCGGTTCACGGATATCCCGCCCGGTCAAGGATATGAGGCCGTTTTTACCGCATCCGGCTTCTCTCCTCTGGACGTCAAGAACATTTACCTGACGGTCGCGACGACCCGTACCCAGGACGCAAAGTTACTTGCCGGCACGAACACTGAAGTCGAAGTAACGGCCTCCAACTCCGAGGTCACAATCGACACGACGGATGCTGCGATTGGTAACACCTTCGATGTGAAGCTTCTCAACTCGCTCCCCGTGCAGCAGCGCGATGACCCCACGGCGCTCTTCACGTTGCAGCCAGGCGTAACGGACCAGGGTTCGACAACAGGTGCTCGTGTCGACCAGAACTACATTACACTCGACGGCCTGGACGTGAATGACTTCGCGACTGGTAACGCATCGCAGACCAACTCGGGTGTAAGTTCCGGATTTGGCGGCTCGATCGTAGGGCATGCCCCGATTGACTCCATCGACGAATTCCACGGCACCGTGGGTGGTTTCCCGCCATCCAGCGGCCTGGGCAGTGGCGGCCAGTTCGCCCTCGTTACCAAGAGCGGCACCAACCAATTCCACGGCAATATCAATGAGTACCATCGCGATCCGTCCCTGGTAGCCAATAGCTGGTTCAGCAATAACGCATCGCCGATTGTCCCTCGCAATCACCTGATCCAGAACCAGTTCGGCGGTAACATCGGTGGGCCGATTCTGAAGGACAAGCTGTTCTTCTTCTTCGATTACAATAACTCGCGCATCATCAGCTCCGAGCTTACCCAGCGAACTGTGCCGCTTGCCCCCTTGCGCAGCGGGCTCGTCAGCTACATCAACTCGACCGGCAACATCTCCACTCTGACAGCAGCGCAGGAGGCGGCCCTCGACCCGCAGGGAGTGGGCGCCGATGCAGCCTGGATCGCAGCCTACGCCGCTCGTTTTCCTGTATCCAACGCGGCCGGCGGTGATGGGGTCAACTCTGGTGGCTATAACTTCAACGCTCCGGATAATGACTTCGCGACGAACTACATTGGTAGAGTTGATTACAACCTGACCGACACCCAGAAGATTTACGCGCGGTTCACGGTTTCTCACGAAAACGCGACTGAGAACCCGAATGAGTTTGCTGGAGATCCCCAGTCTAATCCGTTCATCGATCGCACGTATGCTTTTGTGCTTGGCCACAACTGGGTAATTGGATCGAACAAGACGAACCAGTTGTTCCTGGGTGAGACTGTAGAAAACTATTCTTTCCCCAACGCGTTCAATCCTGACGGCTCGACATTCTTCACGTTCGGCGATGGTACGCAGGCCGCTCTTGCGTCGTCACTGTACCTCAACCCCTCTGCCTCGAGCCGTCGCATTCCGGTGATGCAGATTGGCGACAACTTCGCCTGGACCAAGGGGAGCCATACTCTTCAAATCGGCGGAACATTTGAAGATATCAGGCCCGTCAACTCAACGAAAGCTGACTACAACACGGTCGAGATTGGTCTTGGTGGTCAGACCCTGGGTCTGAACGCCAGTCTGCGTCCTGCCGATATCTATCAGGCACCGGCGAATGCCTCGGCTGCGCAAACGACCCTGGCGAACACGGCCATCCAGACTTACGATCAGGCGTTTGCCTTCGTGCTGGGTCGCGTCGCCAACGTTCAGAGCGACTACAACTACGATGCGACCGGTAATGCGCTTCCGCAGCTTACCGGCGATGTGCGTATCTATCAGAACTACGAGACGATGCTGTACTTCGACGATACGTGGAAGGTGAATCCAGAACTTACCCTTTCTTACGGTGTGAACTATCAATTGTTCTCTGTGCCTTATGAGACGCGTGGACTGGAAAGCACCGAGACGACGACGTTCAACGACTACGTCAAGGACCGCGTTGCGCAGAGTGCGGCGGGACAGACTGGACCTGCGGCTGTACCTATCATCAACTACGTGCTGGGTGGCAAGGCCAACAATGGTCCACCAATCTACCAACCACAGCATAAGAACTTCGCGCCACGTGTGGCCTTTGCCTACAACCCCAGCTTCGACCGGAAGACGGTATTCAACGGTGGCGCCGGCATCGTTTACGATCGCACGATCATCAACGCAGTCCAGCAGATTCAGGATGCCGATTCGTATCTCTTTCAGCAGACTTCGTCTACCCCGTACGGAACTCCGGGCAATCCGAATGCCTCGCTCTTGAACGACCCGCGTCTAACGAACGGCAACTCGCTTCCCTCCACGGTTTCACTGACGCCACCCGCAACGCCGAAGCCGCCGTATGCACCGTTCGCGACAGCGTCCATCTGCACTGCACTTGGTTACTCAACGTATCCCTGCGGTCTGCAGAATGGTCTTGCCTTCAATGCCACGATCGATCCGGCGCTGAAGACTCCCTACTCCATCACCTACAACTTCGGCATGCAGCATTCTTTTGCCGGCGACATGGTGATGAAGCTGAGCTATGTGGGCCGGCTTGGCCGTCGCCTGCTGGCGCAGGCGGACGCAAACCAGATCATTGACTTCCCCGATGCTACCTCGGGTCAACTTCTTTCCAATGCTTTTGCGGCGCTTACCACCCAGATCAGAGCCGGCGTGAATCCGCTGAACGTGACCACGCAGCCATGGTTTGAAAACGTTTTGCCGGCCGGATACGGAGCTGCGCACCCGGTTACGGACTCCAATGGCAATATCATTCAGAGTTTCACCAGCAACACGCAATACCTCGCCTACAGCTACACTGGCTTGGCGCACAATGGCGACTTTGGAGACTTCGTCCAAGCGCTTTCCGTCAACGGTGCTCCCCTTAACGTAGGCTCGGCGGCTCAGTTCTCTGAGAACAGCTTCTACACCAGCAAGGGTTTCTCGAGCTACAACGCGCTCCTGGCGTCGTTGCAGAAGAACCTCTCGCATGGCCTGCAGTTCGATGTGAACTACACCTTTGCGCACTCCATCGATAACGTCTCATTCTTCGCGAACAGCTCGGGCGATACGGGCATCGGTGGCATTGGCCTAATCTGCGACGACCTCCGTCCTCGCGAGTGCCGTGCCAACTCCGATTTCGACATCAACAACTACGTCACGGCAGACGTTACATACCAGCTGCCGTTCGGCCGGCACCGTGCCTTCCTGAACCAGGGACCTCTGTGGATTGAAGAAGCTATCGGTGGATGGGATATCAGCGGTGTCACCGATTGGCACTCAGGTCTTGCCTGGGGAACCAACTCCAATGCCTTCGATGCCAGCTACTCCAACGATGCGCCCGGTATCCTTGTCGGGAACCGGTCGACGGTATTCACTCATCTCCAGAAGTTGCAAGGTGGCGGCGTGAACATCTTCGCCAATCAGGCAGCAGCCCAAGCCGCGTACGTCGGTCCCATCGGGTTCCAGATTGGTGCTCGTAACGGACTGCGTGGTCCCCACTACTTCAACCAGGACCTGGGTCTGGCGAAGAACTTCCCGATCTATGGGGAGAGGCTCAACCTCAAGTTCCGCGCTGATGCTTTCAACGCCCTTAACCATCCGAACTTCGGCCTGCCACAGTCGAATGCCTTCAACGGCTACGATCAGCAGGACGTTACCAGTAGCACCTTCGGCAACATCACCAACACGGTATCGCCTGCGGGCAATCTGAACAACGGTGCTCGCGTGTTGCAACTTGCGCTACGGCTGGAGTTCTAA
- the nadD gene encoding nicotinate (nicotinamide) nucleotide adenylyltransferase, producing the protein MRLGYFGGSFDPPHLGHLAVARAAADSFALDHVLLVPTASQPLKPDGAVASYRDRLAMVSLLCRYDPRLEASNLEAPVTPPAPNYTIDTLTRLHAMQPDAQLFVIVGVDAFHELPRWRAPDQLLSIADWIVVTRPHLLNDGHYPLKSASTPRLPPLTALQRAHVHQLTAIDHPASATAVRRDLALGRPCDGLLASEVFSYIRDHHLYLTPG; encoded by the coding sequence ATGCGTCTCGGCTACTTTGGCGGCTCGTTCGACCCACCGCACCTGGGGCATCTTGCCGTCGCCCGCGCAGCCGCCGACAGCTTCGCCCTGGACCACGTTTTACTTGTGCCCACAGCCAGCCAGCCGCTAAAGCCGGACGGCGCCGTTGCCAGCTACCGCGACCGTCTGGCGATGGTTTCGCTCCTCTGTCGCTACGATCCCCGCCTTGAAGCCTCCAATCTCGAAGCACCCGTCACACCGCCGGCGCCAAACTACACCATCGACACCCTGACCCGCCTCCACGCGATGCAACCTGACGCGCAACTCTTCGTCATCGTAGGCGTCGACGCGTTCCATGAGCTGCCTCGCTGGCGTGCGCCGGACCAATTACTCTCCATCGCCGACTGGATCGTCGTCACACGGCCACACTTGCTCAACGACGGCCACTATCCCCTGAAGTCGGCCTCTACGCCTCGCCTGCCGCCGCTCACCGCCCTTCAACGAGCGCACGTACATCAGCTCACCGCCATCGACCATCCTGCCTCCGCAACGGCGGTCCGCAGGGACCTCGCACTGGGTAGGCCATGTGACGGCCTGCTCGCCTCCGAGGTATTCAGCTACATTCGCGACCATCACCTCTACCTCACACCTGGCTGA